A stretch of Estrella lausannensis DNA encodes these proteins:
- a CDS encoding SycD/LcrH family type III secretion system chaperone has protein sequence MMTAAAGSLASVDVIKRELLQAIDQESLETIRLASKEFSEGAYAYAWHHYEAGRYQEAYDLFVLLAALRNGEKKIWMGLGATAQMLKRYKEATEAYSVAAHLDEELNDPYPHFHAAECFYTMGDVKNAWRALEGARKVADRLEGEDLLKSRIQMLRKSWYPQAKALAKKIK, from the coding sequence ATGATGACGGCCGCTGCTGGTAGTCTTGCAAGCGTTGACGTGATCAAGAGAGAGCTGTTGCAGGCAATCGATCAAGAGTCGCTTGAAACAATCCGTCTCGCGAGCAAAGAGTTCAGCGAAGGGGCCTATGCCTACGCGTGGCACCACTATGAGGCGGGCCGCTACCAAGAAGCTTATGACCTGTTCGTTTTACTTGCCGCTTTACGAAATGGCGAGAAGAAGATCTGGATGGGGCTTGGGGCGACCGCGCAGATGCTCAAGAGGTATAAAGAGGCGACTGAAGCCTATAGCGTCGCCGCCCATCTTGACGAAGAGTTGAATGATCCCTATCCTCATTTTCATGCGGCGGAGTGTTTTTACACTATGGGCGATGTCAAGAACGCCTGGCGCGCACTCGAGGGAGCGCGAAAAGTAGCCGACAGATTAGAGGGAGAAGATCTTCTGAAGAGCAGAATCCAAATGCTCAGGAAGAGCTGGTATCCGCAGGCGAAGGCTCTGGCAAAAAAAATAAAGTAG